The Planifilum fimeticola nucleotide sequence GCGAGTCTCCACCAAGGAGGAAGTGCAGGCGTTTTGCACCATTTTTCGCGACCACCATGTGACGCCGGACGAACACGGTCGGTTGTTGTTGCGCGGATTAATCACCGCCACCGCGCCGACAAAAATCGGCGGGGATTTGCATGTGCTCGCCCGAAAAATGGTGTTTAACTTCCTCAGGCCGGTGTTTACGGGAGACACGATTCGCCGTAAAGAGACCGTCACCCATGATGAACGGATGGAAAGCAAGGCGGGAATCGCTTGCGA carries:
- a CDS encoding enoyl-CoA hydratase; translated protein: MGRVSTKEEVQAFCTIFRDHHVTPDEHGRLLLRGLITATAPTKIGGDLHVLARKMVFNFLRPVFTGDTIRRKETVTHDERMESKAGIACDLTCFNRDGKKVLDESLKG